The Neofelis nebulosa isolate mNeoNeb1 chromosome X, mNeoNeb1.pri, whole genome shotgun sequence genome has a segment encoding these proteins:
- the LOC131502584 gene encoding sperm acrosome-associated protein 5-like, which yields MKGFVTVKVTLAMLMAAIVDAKIYERCELALKLERAGLNSFKGYTVGDWMCMAHYESGFDTSFVDHNPDGSSEYGIFQLNSAWWCDNGITPTQNLCHMDCRDLLNRHLLDDILCARQVVSSQNGMTAWDSWIRHCYGHDLSEWLKGCNMHAKHDSKKINS from the exons ATGAAGGGTTTTGTTACTGTGAAGGTCACCTTAGCCATGCTTATGGCTGCTATTGTGGATGCCAAGATCTATGAACGCTGTGAACTGGCACTGAAGCTGGAGAGGGCAGGCCTCAACAGCTTCAAGGGCTACACCGTTggagact GGATGTGCATGGCACACTATGAGAGTGGTTTTGACACTTCCTTCGTGGACCACAATCCTGACGGCAGCAGTGAATACGGCATTTTCCAGCTGAACTCTGCCTGGTGGTGTGACAATGGGATTACACCCACCCAGAACCTCTGTCACATGGATTGTCGTG ACCTGCTCAACCGCCATCTTCTAGATGATATCTTGTGTGCCAGGCAGGTGGTGTCCTCACAGAATGGTATGACTGCTTG GGATTCTTGGATCCGGCACTGCTACGGGCATGATTTATCTGAATGGCTCAAGGGATGTAATATGCATGCAAAACATGActcaaagaaaattaattcatGA